The DNA window ATAGattaaaatcataataaatCTGTGCATTTTATGAGgaatatacaggagcagctctgcaaTGTTTAAGTTACAGGTTTTGGTGTGTTCAACACTAACACACCTGTTTTATGACAGACTGTGACTTTGGCTGTGATCAAGGGCGTGACTTTGGCACTCCGCTTAAACGGTGTTAAATGATACACGAGAAACAAACTCTGTCTTAACACAGAACGACTGAAGACTTTGGCATCTGTTTGACCCTGAGCAGagacataacctccttggcagagatTATGTGACTCATTCAAGGCTCGGACAACCTCACTAGCATCTTTCTGCCTTGAAAGGACAGCAGCGCTTACATAACTATGTCACATGTCACCTTGGCTTCATACCTGTCCACCTTATGTACTGAGCTCTGTGGCTGTCCCCCAGTGGAGTAAAGGAACAGTCCGGACTCATTTCACAAGTCACTGGAGCAGCTTTGCactgtctttatttattcattatccaggttttatttattcacactgTGCTCCTCAGTCAGCAGATCAAACTACTAAAAACAGCATGCGGCTGCCTAATTCAGCTGCCTCTGTCCTTCATCTTTGACATCAATAAACACGAACTGTTAAGCTTTAATTTTAGGCCCGTCTCTCACTTCACGTTTGTATCTATCTCTTTATTTTGATAGTTTAACTCTAATTGTCTCCACGTCTGAGTTGATCTGAAGATGAATTTTTCATTTGCTCCCAGACGATATACGAGTACAGGTTTTTGAAATCGTTTTCCGAGCATCATTTTGCAAGCTCAAACTCCTAAACATCCCTTTTTCAAAAGCCATATcgcctgaaaaaataaatgtaacattgcACACCTCATCTCCCACACACTTTCGGAttagaaaatacaaaatcagaaaCCACTCAACGTGAGAGTGGGCACACAGTTATGCACAGACTTGACCATGCTTACTGATGTGTGCTGTCAGATAATGCAAAATGATATGGAAGTGATGGGCTGGACAAAACTGCACCCAAAACaggagcaaaaaacaaaacaaaaaaaaaaaggtatgtgAGCAGTAAACAGACAGTTTGATATCATTTGAATCTTGTTTATGTCAAGTCCTTTCCATAAAATTCATATTAAGTGGGCGCTGGGCTCTGAAACCGGGTGAGTAAAAGCAACAGGTGAATCTTTGAGATGTGACGCTGCATCATTTTCAGGAGAATGCGACACTGACTTACCTCCCAAGGAATACTTTGACCTTTTGCTAGAAGACGTTAACAGCCTGTAGAAGCCGGGCATATCATTATCAGTGGATCTAAAGTAATTTTAAATGGGTGCCAGGGCAAGAAACACTGTTACTGTTTAGAATAGCTAACCCTGTGTGGAGCAGCGCCGTTTCTTTGTCTAAATAAGATGAGCCATCTATGTAAACCTTTTTTGTCCGACGTCCTGAGGTTCAAACTGGGATGGCAAATGCAGTCTGGAATAGATAATTCAGGGAACTCAAACTCAACATCCATTAGTCGATGCAAACATAAACACCCAGTACGCAACTGGATTAGAGAGTCTGGCTTTCACGATAAACTTTAATAATTTGGCCTTTGAAGCCTTTGGATTACATCACTGGGGTTTACAGTCTCATCTAGAATGCCACTctgtagagcgcatacctccgccaaggcccagcaATCTCCTTTAATTCACTCAAGTCAGCCATAACTGCTTTACCATAATTTAAGCTCATCAGATACAAGATCAGCATCAAATTGTACTGAGTCACAGACCAGTCACTTAgatgcacatacatttttttttcccatcaagaTCCAAAAACCCCTTTCTTTAAGAAGGCTGAGGAAAAATGTCCTGGATTGTTCCAGATCCACACAAATTCTATTCTGGGAtcgagactcatcctccatccaagttttgtgaaaaaatCTGGACActaatcctgctgacagacagaccaaccaaatagacaaacaaacacatgttgcTAAAAGTTgcatttctctgctctctgcattgtcctaaaaacaaataaacactatTTACTGCAACTGTGTTAATCTTAAATGCCACTGCACCTACTGCGGCCAGCAGTAACCCTGTTACCACCGCGCAGTCATTGCTGTTTATTGAtcctcacagagaaaacaacaagagcaTAACAAGATATGGACTCTTGATTACTGCGCTGATCGAAACCAGTATCATTtgaaatttcatttcatttcatttttgttactGTAAAAGAGGAGCAGTAAGCTCTGTGTTGCCCACCAACACATCTGATATCTCTAATACTCAAGATGCATTTCATAAAGCGGACAATCTGTGGTAGTACTACTGGTCACGGTACTGTTAGGATGGAGATCAGTGGAAGCAGAAATTAAATTTTACACACTCCTGACTGCCTCATTGTTGTTTCCAAGTCCCCGTCTTTCTTATggaatgggggaaaaaatgcattaaaacttGATGGTCAGTACATGCATAATACAAGGCTTGTTCCTTATACATGTACACATGAAATTGCGGaggttaaaaacataaaaatagtGCTGAATGTTTCGGTCGTGCACAAGTTTAACAGTGTGTAACTGCTGTGGTTTTACCTCCCACAGGGTGATTTATTCTGTTCTGTAATGAGGTAGGACgatgaaaaaggaaatagttaaaaaaagaaatgaaatacttgatcacattcagcagcacacacaaacacacacgctctcaTTGAAAATGCATGCTGTCAGGTTTAATTTGACGCTGACCGTATCCTCATGCGGTGAGCTTGTAACCGACTGCATCTCTTTGTGTACACGACCCTGGCCTTGACTCTGCTGCGACTTCTCAGTCGGTGAGTCATAAACATCCTCCGAAAACCTCAATGCTCATTAGACCAGCAGTATGACCGgaattctcttttttctctgatttgtAGAACTGCAAGGATAAAGCAGAGGAAGGAAGTTCACAAGCAAACAGAGTGAACCTGCCACCCGAAGCAGCCACAGTTCTCTGTAGCGCTGGTCCCATGCCAAGCTGCCCTGAGCTGTTTAcaactacaaaacttcaccagaGAAACACCTCGTGTTCGGGGCGCATCATcaaaagatgttaaaatattaGAATTATGATACCAGTATCCAGaagcagcaaaataaataaataaatgaataaaaagtgcTGATGAATCCGTTGCTCTGCACCAAATGGCAAGCAATCAACATTAGCGACTACTTGGTGAAGTTAGCCTCGGGCATTTAGCTAGAGCATTAGCCCCAGAGATATTTCCCTCTAGGAaatggtggagaccaaaacagagctaaaaggacTTGCATTAGTAAAGTCGCCAGAAAGACAACTGTTTTCATTCTACATTAGTCAAAACAGCTCTAACGGAATGGTACTCTATGTCAGGGGGGTTTGTTCCCTATTTGCTAAATATACGCGGAACAGCCACAACATTTAAACCACTCACCTGGCCTCCAAACTTCCCAGATCCAAATCTGACTGAGCATCAATCGGATATGTTGAACCATCTCCGAAACATTAATGGGTCAGACTCATTACGGCATGTCCAACAGATGCTTGACTGGACTGGGTGCTGGGAAAATTGGAGaccaggttgacaccttgagcacTTGTCACATCTCTTGGGAGAATCTGAGCATTGAGGAGAGTTGTTGCTATGAGGGGGTATACTTGGCATTGCAACAAGATGATCAAtattattcacttcacctgttagtggtttgttttttgtggctGATCCATGTATGTCATGTCTGATTAagaatttcaaaaaaaaaaaaatctacagcaCAAATCGGCAGTTTATGTGCTTTTATGTGCGTCATGGAAAAAGAACGACCTCTTCCACCACCTGGCCGTGCCACTAATGAACCTCAGTCAATCAACTGTCACTGTGTAAGTGTGCGTATGCCTGTGGTCTATGTAATTATGATATGCCTGCTTGGACCTTATACAGTATACTCTAAGTGTTATGATGCATCTGACCTTAATTTGTGTGGTCGCAATGTCCTCGGTGTGCTCAGTCATAGTCATGGGTCATTAACTCAATTATGGCCCAGTGAACTCCGACGATCGACTCATCATGGAGGagcaacacactcacacattgtAGGTCTAAACTATAAACCGAACGCACACGACTGGTGCCTCTCGctcctttattctttttttcctggaagGTCTCTAACGGTGAAGGTCAAGTGTCCTGCCTCTGAGTCACCTGGATAATTTAGCACCTCCTAGTTACACATCTTAATTTATCTGCTATAGCCAAGATCAGGCTTGAGCTCATCCTGGATGGTATCAGATCTTTGGATAAGGTTAGCTGTCTCTAAGGTTAGGGTTTAAGAATGACTAAGAATTTGGGGCAGTACCTGCATATGTGCAATGTAAGAACAAAGACTGGTATAATtcctttttgattatttttcgTTCACTTaatccttttctttcctctcaccAACATGCAGACTCTACGGCGAGCTGACAAACTGCACCTTCCTGGTGGCGGAGAAGATGAAGTGTTACTGGCCCAACAGGCTGGTGGACGAGTTCTTCATCCGAGTCCACAGGCAATACTTCCACGACTGCTCGCTGTCGGGGCGGCTTCTCAGGGACCCACCCAACCGCATCCTGGGTCCCTTCATCATAGTTCCCATCCTGGTCACCCTCCTCATGACTGCCCTGGTGGTGTGGAGGAGCAAACGCAGCGAGGGGATTGTGTAGTGAAGGGACAGAGAGGGGCAGGGTCACAAGACTTAAAGACAAGAGGTACTTTTGGGCCCTTAGGTTCAACCTCAGTGACCAAAGGATCTCTTCTCGTGAGTGGTTGAGCTTTCAATCGGaccataaacatgttttcattggCCCTTGGAGAGGAGCTTAAAGACAAACTTAAAAACTACTTCATTGACGCTTGAATGCACATcgatgtgaaacatttgcagcGACAGTCTAACTTGGACTCAAATCATTTGTTTGGTTTGCAGAGCAAAGAGGAACAGAACTGCTCAACTGAATCTGATGTGGACCAGGATAGTGACTGGTGGAAAGATACTGTAAAtacaagggggaaaaaaacgctTTATTGAGAGAAACTGCTTCAAAGATGTGGTGATATTGTTACTATATATACAAGAATTTAACAACTATTTTTGGAGACCATGAAAATATTGCTCACTGTAACTGCAAGAAATGAAGTGCAGTGCTGAACCGTTTTACACAATGGCAAGGATACAACAGGACAGTCCGTCCAACCTCTGTTAGGGAACCCAGGTACATCAGATAttatgtgtatataaatatactgtatttatttacagtgtcaTCTGTCAGTGGATTGAGAGACAGAAAGTCTTTGTAACACAATCAAGACAGCAAACCACTAAACTTATGTGTATTGTATCTGAAATGTATACTCTGAATCAAGCAGCCAGCTCAACCCAGTCACCAGCATAAATGTTTGCCAAGTATGTTTTTGCAAAACCACAGACCAGTTTAAACTTACGATTTCTTTAGGTTGCTGCTTAATGTAGCGCTTAACGGAAGTTCccttttctatttctctctcgtcacagcACTCTGCTTGTGcactggttaggtttagacacatAAACTGATTGGTTACAGTTTGAGAAAGTCATGGTTTGACTTCAAATGGCCTCGCCCCCTTTTTGGTCACCGCAGACTGGCTGGAGATGGTCCACCCTCCTGTGAAAAATAATTGGCTTtgatcacaacaaaaacagctggaaaactcCCCACAAAGTCAAACTGGGGTCGCCGGTTGGCAGCCTTGTGGCATGTGATAACACCGCCACCGTCCCCTCTACCTCCCGATAATAGGCATATAATGTCCCgcgtttggtacaaatgtcaaccttggatgtatctgtggtttgcactAACATTCACCACTGTCATTATATCCTGGCAGCTGGGCTGGGCTGGCTTTCTGTGTTCACACTATCAAGCTATAGTGGGAgctgaatgtgtctgtttttagttctcatttcctttcctctgctcATATCAGAGACCCTGGCCTCAGGTCCTCAACGTCTTGCCATAACTAGCATTCCATCTCTCTTCCGAATGGGAGACGAAGCATGCTTAATAGCATAGTGCACACTGAACCAGCTGGAGGAATCCAGGTGGTAATGATGTGGCAGAGTAAAGATCGGCTGATGTGCAGTGCAAAGGACTGAAAGACAGCACAGCATGGAAAGGACAGTCACTGCTCAGGGGTCTATTCCCCAGTTTGGACGGGCTCAGTGGTGGCATCACCTGCAGCTTCCATCATTCATCACCGGGGGAACTAAAATGAAGAAATGCCAGCGAACACACAGGTAGAAATAGCCAAGAGTGAGGACTCTGAAGGCCAACATACAGAGGCAGaagtcagacacacaaaacatttaattaaccAAAAAATTCTtatactgtcatttttttttctctccctcaaacACCTCTTTTATCTGTGCTGTTTATCATACAGAATAAAACACCATACCAACAAAATACCACATTGATTTCAGCCAATTGACGCACCGACATTTAAGATGTGAAAAGAATGAGAACAAAGAGTAGGAAATTCACAGCGGAAAGATCACAATCTATCTACAAAGAGAACATGAAGCAATGGATTAGCCAACGCACATCTCTGTTGAACATTGCCATAGCCTAAAGCACAGTGTGTGGATCACAGACCTAAGGTTTCTATTGATTCGTGATCTCCCGGTGTGGTACCATGTGCAGTGTGAACTGTTTCCTCATTGATATTTTTGAATGCTCTCCTTCCTTTATAGATTCATTGACCTGTAACCTGCCTGTCagcaaaacacactttaaaaacacacccacacttCCTCGACATGATCTTACTTTGTACTTTGTGCCAAAAGCGGAGGGAAACGTTTGCTCTGAAATGTATAATTCTTTTTGTTGGAGTGACTTCTGATGATTGAATTTTTTGACCGTGaagaaaagttaaataaaatgtctgattaaTGTGTCTGATACGTTGAGGATTGGCACTTATTGTCTAAAAGGCTTTTGTACCGTCTCTCTAACACTTTagaaaaatatgtgttgaaTGTGAATTATGAGTCCTGCATTAATGTGTGCATGGCTCAGTGCACCAACACTGAGTCATAATGAACGCACTATGTCTAAACCCAAGTGTCGTttgctgaaatgtgaaaaatatgaaagaaagaaCTATATTTAGTtctctgcaaacaaaacaaaggccTCATGTTTTATGTCCTGAGGAATTATCAGTATATTTAAATTAAGTCTCATCACCTCCTCACTGTGTGGGCATTGCAAGAGGAACTGAATGAACAGTAGTCATACAGCATTATGTCTAGATCTTATATCTGATGCCTCTGTAGTGGAGCTGTCAGAGGACCTGCTCAGATTCAATCACAGACCATACGAAAGGTGAAGCTCAGAATAATCTGAGTACGCAGCTTGTTCTTAATTACGTATTGCATCTAATTATTAAGTCATTCGAAACAAGTCTGAGTCAAGTGTCAAGTCATTAGAAACATGTCCCAAATGACTTGCCACTTGTCTTGAATCTGTTGTAAATTTCTTGAAATCTCACGCGTGAAGTCATTAAAGACCAAGTCCAAGCTATTTGGGACAAGTCTAATTCAAGATTCAAGTCACGCAAGACGTATGATTCAAGTAGTCCTTCAAGACGACCAGTCGGGTTTCATGTAATTTGAGACGTATTCAAGACAAATGTCTGGTCATTTGAATTAAGTGCCGAGTCAATCGAGACAAGATCAACACAGGTGTCAGGTTTCCACATCCGAACTGAAAGTGGCGTGGGAACATCTTACTTCCCTGTAACTTGTACAGACTCTGGCTTCACTGATTGACATCCGTTCAGGCaggaaaaatgtacatttttagtAAACTGACATAATTCCCACCATAACCTCACCCTCCTTCAACATGAGCAGATATGAGCCTGAATGACTGACAACATCTGTGTGGGTTTCAGAGTTTAAAACATCAGGAGAGTACAAAAAAATCCACTGGTAGTTGATTTGTCACCTCCGATAATTTGGCACTTCCTGTgcattttattctttcattcaaCAGCCCCTTTGTTCAttgtggggaagaaaaaaagaataaaagcccCTCATATTATGAATTGCCATCTGCAGCATCATTTCTCTGTAAGTGCTGTGAAGCCCATTGTTCAGCCGAATTCTGATCCTTCCACTTGTGTCACACTGACTGAGTGATGAGTTTGGGCTTGTACATTAGACTGACTGATGTTAATTGGTTAGCTTAATCCCACCAATGCTTCTGATGTAAAGGTGTACACAGCGTGACACATTCTGAGATCAGTCAGGGTCAACAGGTCACCCCTGCTGGCTACCAATTTCAGACACAAACCTTAATAATAGGTTGAGTTTGGCTACTGATATAAAACGTTAACATGACGTTTGTAAGCGTTTGACATAGCAATTTAATGGAGGCAGTGGCTATTGTTAGCTTACCTCTTATGTTGACACTATTTGTAGGCACCTTTCTTACAAGCTAGGCTAACCGGGCAGCCGGCAGTTTTGAGCTGCAATAGGGGAGAATCTTTCATTCTCTCCGTGGTTTTTAATGTTCATAAACCATGTCTGACTATCCTAAAACATAACAACACATTGTTGATGCACTGAGCTAGCCGCTAACCTGCTGCTAACTATGTATACATAACTTTATGTTTCTATGTGGTCTATGTTTGAAGGCAGGTCTCAGTCAGCCAGCGTCTTCGCTTGACATTTGAGGCTGCGCCCTCGGTGTGTTCTGGGGCAGTCAGGCAGTCACACTGTGCATATGAATCTTGCCTTTCCCCCTAGACAGATGAATGTACATGTGATGTTATCATCAAGTGAGCGCACAGTAAACATTGACATAGGTGATCAAATTTAAAGAACATATTAAGATGTGCCTATATGTCTCTTCACAGCTTGACCGTCACATATTTTCATCAGCACAATGtcaaatatgtcaaaaaaataCGATAAATGCTGTATATCGCTCTCAGCCATAACCTTTTCCACCAACACGTACTCATCTTATTAAAGATTTGAGTCTCCCAGGCGAGTTGTTGATGAAGGAGAAAA is part of the Acanthopagrus latus isolate v.2019 chromosome 9, fAcaLat1.1, whole genome shotgun sequence genome and encodes:
- the ramp1 gene encoding receptor activity-modifying protein 1 isoform X1 is translated as MGSQTGAALQKQTLLWFIIAVSQCVSALACGPHYELAIEEFCLAKFRLDMQELDQRHWCSWEDTVELYGELTNCTFLVAEKMKCYWPNRLVDEFFIRVHRQYFHDCSLSGRLLRDPPNRILGPFIIVPILVTLLMTALVVWRSKRSEGIV
- the ramp1 gene encoding receptor activity-modifying protein 1 isoform X2 codes for the protein MGSQTGAALQKQTLLWFIIVSQCVSALACGPHYELAIEEFCLAKFRLDMQELDQRHWCSWEDTVELYGELTNCTFLVAEKMKCYWPNRLVDEFFIRVHRQYFHDCSLSGRLLRDPPNRILGPFIIVPILVTLLMTALVVWRSKRSEGIV